Below is a window of Xyrauchen texanus isolate HMW12.3.18 chromosome 1, RBS_HiC_50CHRs, whole genome shotgun sequence DNA.
AGTTGATTAAATTGCTATGCACAGTTAATAAAAGTGCACCATAATAAACGATAAATCATCTCCGATTAGGAGAACAGAGTGAGAATAATATTCGTCGGAATACTCTGATTACAGTACAGGAACAGTCCAATTGCTATGAAGTCTGTAAACCTTTTTTTCAGAATGCAGGCATAACCAGAATATGGAGAGAATATTACGTGCATGTAAAGTGAATCATTGTGGctacaaatgcataaatataagtAGATGGAAGAAAGAAGGCCTAAAAGGGTTTTATACAGTGCTGCTCTGCAAACACCAACAACATGACAAACCTTGTCACTAATGGGCAACACAAATCTTTTGCACTTGGGCTTGCAGTAGGTAGTATTCAAGCTCATCTGCTCCTTGAGCTTGTCCAGGTAAAACACATCATACAAGCTGCCGTCATCATAGGTGATCACATCAAACACAACATGACCATCATCTTCAAAGGCATTCACTTGATGGTATACAGCCATTGCACCAGTGTAACATTTGATCCCAACTTCCTTCTTTGTCTTCCGGTCAATAAGATGAATCAGGGTCTGATGAATATGAGAGAAATCACAAGCAAAGTTTAGAGCAGCAAGGTAAGGAGCTGAACTGTTTCATACAGCTTCATAATGCAGCACCATGATCATGTTATTCTGTTCACAGTGTTTCTGCTGTGTAACAGCTTCGgctatatacaataaataaaatgatgtcTGGGTTACTACATTCAGTATGTTTTTTAGgctagttgggacaacatttggggGAATATTGTTGGTCTAACATAACCCCCCCCCTCCTTGGTTCAAGCTCCAGCtccgtcaagataccactgtagggcccttgagcaaggcccttgaccctatctgctccaggggcactgtttcatggctgaccccagctctgaccccagcttagttggcatatgcgaaaacaactgcattgctctgtacctgtactctgcacaatgacaaagacaataaagttgaatcttaatcttaattatGAAATGAGGAGGGATCGCATTTAATACCCAATAGTAACTTCTCTACACAGAATGGAACCCAAGTCCTAAAGTGTAGCTATAAAGTGCTtaaaaagggacagttcacccaaaaatgaagattctctcatcatttactcaccctcatgccatcccagatgtgtatgactttcttctgcagaattctaagaatatctcagctctgtaggtcaacacagtgcaactgaatggtgaccgaaacttagaagctccaaaaagcacataaaggcagcataaaagtaatccataagactcaatggcttaatccatgtctttgaAGTGATCCAGTCAGTTTTAGGTTTGAATGGACCAAAGCATAactccttattcactataaatcatgatgtaagcagtctccttggctccatgattttaagctcgatagcacTGCTAGCGCCATCTAGTACTCAAGCActgagaagtgtaatcaatctgaaaatcatgatcgtgtctagagactgcaatggcaaggtgtacagtgaaaagggagttacattttggtctgttctcatccaaaaccaattAAATCGctacagaagacatggaataaaccactaaGGCTTATGGATtaacctttatgctgccttaatgtgctttttggagcttttttttcaccattcacttgcattgtatggaccgtcacagctgagatattcttctaaaaatcgtaatttgtgttttgctgaataaagtcatacacatctggtatgacatgagggtgagtaaattataggaacattttcaatttgtgggtgaactattccttaaaaggatgtagttcacctaaaaatacaaattctgtcaccatttattcatgttgttccaaaaccaaatgactttcttttgtggaacgcAAAAACAGATTAGACAAAATGTTAGCTTTAGTCACCATTTCATTTTGCCACATCTTTTtctcatacaatggaagtgaatggtgactgaggctaaaattctgcttaacatcttttaTATTccactgatgaaagaaagtcatgtgggttttgaacaacatgtgaGTAAAGGTAAAAAAGCACTTTCATTTTTagtgtgaaatatccctttaaatattgtgTATTCAGTCTGACTCACTAAATAAGTGCCGTTCAAGTGAGTGCTGTTAACTGTTAATATGAGCACTGAATACATACACACTGCTTAAGCAAGCTGTGTGAAACTGAGGGGTTTATGTTAGACCTACAATATTCccccaaatgttgtcccaactaCCCTAACAGACTTTTCTTAAACAATGTTGCTAATTTGTGAGCTCCCAGCATTCATTGCTGTTTGTTAACTTTATTTATGCTGTATTTGTTGTCTTTTGTTGTCACTGTTAGTCAATTGTTGTGTAGTGATGTTAGGAGATTATCTTTTAACTTTGAGGTTTGTGTATTAAGGGTTGAGGTCTATTGAATGTCTGTCAAGACAGCTTTCTGCAAAGGCAAAGATTGCAGTTAACGTCATGGTGTCTTAATTGTCCTCAATAAGAAAACTACTAAATTCTTGTTTAGCCAACTATCAAGTCACAGTATGCAAACTTTCATTTTATCCCCATGTCAATTGCTTTACCTTAATGCATCACGTTGCCTTGATATTTATATGTTTATTcaaaaatcattgttttacagtgCGGGCGTGCACTCAGACAAAGATCTGAAAGAGCCAATTCTTACGTTGTCTTCAGGGTGGAATTTCATGCAGCTGGCCCAGCTGACCTTCCTCATATAGGCTGTGGCCATTTTCAGGATATCAAGCTTCATGGGCTGCTCAATGAAGATGAAGTAGTTGTCGGTCATGCCGAAGCTGTGGTAATAGCTGGGTGTGAGGAGCGTGCGGCAGGGCACAGTGCAGACCACCTCGGCGTTCTTCAAGGGTTGAGACCCATTTGAGCCACCTATTTAAAGAACAATACAGTTTAGAAACTGGCTAGTActtacagtgcttgcaaggcagcactgaATTGATGATATTCCTTAAACATTCTTGTAAGGGTTTGTTTTTAACCTTTCTCTTAAAGGAACacttctcccaaaaatgaaaaatctctcatcgtttactcaccctcaagccatctcagatgtgtatgaccttctttcttccgcTGAACGCAAATTAagaatttagaagaatatttcaactgtaggtgcatacaatgcaaagtgaatggtgacaaaatctttgaagctctataaagcacataaagccagcatGAAAGgcaacattttggtctgttctcacttaaAATCACCATCGTAGTCTCAAGACACGATTGCGGTATAAAGTTTAATTTCCTAGTGCATGACGCATGCATACAGCTCTAGAAGGTGCTAGGAAGCATTGTTGAGCTGGAAATCTTAATCATCAAGGAGACTAATGATGTCAatatatacagtgaaaaggagttacattttggtctgtactCACCCAGAAtagattggatcacttcagaaggcatggattaaacaactggagtcatatggattacttttaaactgCCTTAAAGTGcttttttcacttgcattgtgaggaccaacaaagcttaaatgttcttctaaaaatcttcatttgtgttctgcagaaggaggaaaatcttacacatctgggatggcatgagggtgagtaaatgatgagagaattttcatttttgggtgagctataccTTGAACTATTAAACTCATGCCATTAGTCATGCAATCAGCCTGAACCGAACCAAAATCTAAAACGTATACATATGCGTAAATTATCTTTAACTGTCAAGAATGCTGCCATTGTAACACCTTTTACACGACATCACAACAGTCAAGTGGGAGCTCTCGTAAAATTCAGAGACGTAAAAGTTTCTTACATGTCGGAAACTCATTTCGGTAATTCCGACATGATGTGAACGCATCATTAGTATGTCATTTCATGCTTAAAGGTGAGATATCTTCTGCGTCACTGGCGATACCAAACTATATTGCAAATAATGATCCAACACTgttcgggggggggggggttaactacccctggagttgcgagttcgaatccaggatgtgccgagtgactccagccaggtctcctaagcaaccaaattggcccggttgctagggaggttagagtgacatggggtaacctccttgttgtcgcaattagtggttctcgctctcaatggcgcgtgtggtaagttgtgcatggatcatggagagttgcatgagtctccacatgctgagagtctctgcggtgtcatgcacaactagccacctgataagatgcgcagattgactgtctcagaagcggaggcaacggagacttgtcctccgccaccctgattgaagtgagtaaccgtgccaccacaaggacctactaagtagtgggaattgggcattccaaattgggaaaaaattcatatttaaaaaaaataacaaaaaagtttgagatgGGGCAAGCATTTTAAGTTTGAAACATCAAAAATATTACACACTTCCACCTTTAAAATAATAAGTTGCATCACAATGAAAGAACATTCATGAAGAGATCTCCATCCCCatctttaaaatgacaaaatacttACTTCCTCCTGCAACCTTGAATAATGTGTATTTAGTTTTGCCCTTCTCTGCAATGGATGTTCCCATACTGTAGCTATTTCCCTCTTTATCATAATGTGTATGTGATGCAACTATATTTACAGGAAGGTGCTTCAGGTAGTCCACCTGGAAAGCAATAAGAATATTTCATGAGAACATGTGACCAAAAATGAAGCAATATATTTCGCAGGCATCCAAAAGCAAATGTTTTACCTTGTCATGAGTCTCTAAGGTGATGGGGTCAATTTTACGAATATAGTTGGTTTCCGATGTGGCATGGTACTCATTTCCATATTTGATTATGTTATTGGCGCAGTTGTCTGTGAAGTCTGGGATGGTGTGGCTCAGAAAGGTGATCACTCTAAGCAGAGATTTCAAAGGACAGTTTATTTACAAGGATGCTCTCAAATATGCTTATTCTACATATCATTATATATTGTTGAAGCATAACGTGTCCATGCACTTTCTTTAtatacatcaagattttaggtttaaAATGAATCTGAATGTATAATgcgaaaattatatatatatatacacaattacaACTGCAATGGAATCAATTGCATCCGTGCGTGGCATTACTTACTTGGAGAATATATTTTTGCAGGGGTCTGGGTAAGCCATGGTCCCCATTTCTGACACCACTATTCTGTTGGCCTGTGTGTTGGAGTTGTATGTGTCCCCTCGAAGAAATCTGCTCCTGTATGTCACCTCACCTGCAAATGAATGAACACAATCTGAAAATGCAGGTATATTCATGCAAAGTGTTCCAATAACAAAGTTCCCTCGGTACAATATAAACCCAAAACCCAAATGTTAGCTAAGTGCTAATAAAAGACAACCTTTGCATTATGAGTAATCAGATAATGCTTTTATTACGTCAACACTCAAGTCATTGGATGAAACTATAGCATGAAAGAAGGTAAATACCATTTTTGATAATGAAATTATGTAACAGTGCCATTCCATCAAACCAATGGTTGTATGAAGTCTCTCCCACCGAGAAGAGGCCAGGCCCGTTGCGTATAAGCGTCCCCTGTAGCCATTCCGGAAGCATCCCTGCAGagataacagcatttgtggcataatattgattaccacaaaaaatgaacAGCAAACATCTAgttcacagtgaggcacttacattggtaGTGAATGGgcccaaattttggagggtttaaaggcagaaatgtgaagcttataattttctaaaagcacttacattaatcctGTAAAAACGTGTGGATTATTTGAgcagtgaagttgtttaaatcataatttttacagtaatttaggGTTTATGGAGTCATGGATGGTTTTCTATCCCTATAAGTTATATAAaaccataaatatttaaaagtcaATTTAATAAAGAAATCTCCTAATGCCTCTTCTGTTCTGCAACTTCACATTTGCTCTAGCTGTGTACTAttctggtttatttatttattacaccaTCACTTTGGATAGAAGCATCTAAACCAGGGGTGGGGgacgtcaggcctcagggccgtaTAAGGCCCGCGAGATAATTTCACCCGGCCTGcgaggccatttgagaaataatttgaaaatcaaaaaatggccttgattcaattaacctgaaaaacaattcctttcaaataatgtttacaaataatttgacatgataacaacacaaaatattgaatAATAGACAGAACTTTTAGTGTGTTTGGTGTGCGAGCACGTAACGGAAAgcgtacattaatttcaacccacagtCAGAACTTGAAAGCAATTGTATGGCCTGCGAATAATttcgtaaatactcaaatggcccttaatggaaaaaaggttccccacccctgataTAAAAGACtaaatgaaaatgcaacaaatattCAGAGGGTTTTTCTTTTCACCTGCAAGTTATCAAAAACGTTTTGTGATGTctgcaataataattaaaaaaaattcagtagaTGTCAATATCAATATTGAGTCAATCTCAATATTTAGCATAATCAGTCATTCTTAACTGACAACTCTTCTTTGTTCTGAGCTGCCGGATGGTAATATGACAATCGGACATTTTATAACaatcataaattatttttaattatgacTGATAGCCTAGGAGGAGACAAAAAAGTTATGTTTTGGGTCTGTTCTCATCCACAATccactggatcacttcagaagacatggattaaaccaatggagttttatggattacttttatgctgcctttatatgctttctggagcttcaaagacctggtcaccattcacttgcattgtatggacctacagtgttctgctgaagcaagaaattcatacacatctgggatggcaagagggttagtaaatgatgagcattttcattattgggtgaactatccctttaataaagaataaaaagTGTGCGTGTCCAAACTGTATAGATGtatttttgtcacaacataacagCTGCAAAGAAGTCTATATATACAGTGATATATGTAATGTGCAAACTGCAAAAGATGCGGtactgatttaatttgatttgaaataCTAAATAGTTGCTTTGTGAATCCTGGATGGATTGTTTACAATATCACCTACATATACCAAAGTCAAACTTTCCCTCGTGAACAATAAAAGACAATATAGTGTTGTCCACATGGTCTGTGTCCAAGTATTTTAACAGCCATGCAACCTAAAGTACTTGGACTGTCACTGCACTCAAAAACCAGCTGTGTTTCTGTATGGTAAGTATTGCCTTCACCTACCTTGCACAACAGCTTTGATGGGTTCAGGATGTTCTTCCTTGTTTTTACCATAGTCGTACTGCATCTTTTCCCGTATTCTCCCAAATCTCTCTCTAATATGGGAAAATGGATAAACAGTGCAAGACAACCTGTTTATATACCTTCATGAAGGTGAAGACTCTGCCCATCAGCACAGAACAATCAAAGCGCCTTGATGTTTATTGTTACAGTGTGTTCTTTCTTATCTAGCTCATTACAGTCCTATATCAATACAGAAATCACAGAAGGGTAATATTTGTTAACATCTGAACAACAACGTTTATCTGTTTACTTAAAGCGATAGTtcgcacaaaaatgaaatttctgtcatgatCTACCCagcctcatgttgctccaaatgtGTAGGTCTTTACTTGCAAGCAACAGCAGTGTCCGGAACTCAGAAGAATGGAAGAATTAATTAAATTGTCAAATTTAAGTCATGTGTTGGGTAAGTTAAAAAAATAGTAATCCCCTACAAATGACGAATAACTACTACAAAACTGCAAGTGTATTACCTGACCATATACTTCATAGAAAAAGTAATCacgttacatttatgcattttggcagacgcttttatccaaagtgacttacagagcacttattacagggacaatccccccggagcaacctggagttaagtgccttgctcaaggacacaatggtggtggctgtggggatcaaaccagcgaccttctgattaccagttatgtgctttagcacactaTGCCATCACCACGTTACAAATTGCTTTTCTTTTTGGTTACAGTACTTTCTAAAACCATTTTCACAGACCAGTTTTGGTTTTTGCACACCATTTCCTtcttgtgggggcctgggtagcttagcgagtattgacgctgaccacCACCTGGAGTCGTGATTTTCCAAAAGCCAtagccaaaaacattttttatttatttttgtttttattttgctgaACCTTCCCGAAAaagggaacaaagtgattttaaatgctggtaaccgttTATAACTGGTTAATATCATTCCGTTAatgttttcatgaaactaaaggccaaagggtttatcacagtacatttttggaactaaACCACTTCATGATGCCTGAAAAAATGAAACATGtactttgatcctgaaggaaactgctacATTTATTTGCCAAATTGcctgttcaagtcaagtcaagtggtttttattgtcgtttcaaccatatacagttagtacaggacacagcaaaacgagacaacgttcctccaggaccatggtgctacataaaaacaacaaaggaccaacataggaccacatgagacaacacaacgaaataaaatacctatataaataaacctatatatacctatataaagtgcacctgcaaacatgtccaaaaagtacaggacagtacaacaaattactgacaatgaacaggacaatagacagtgcagcgccgaccagtactcagtagtgcaaaaagatgacagtttctaaaaatgtaaacataacatactatgagataatgttctatgcacatagcagttattgaggtagcagacagttataaagtgacagtaattaaagtgcaactcaggacacgtgtgtgtgtcaaaccagtctctgagtattgaggagtctgatggcttgggggaagaagctgttacacagtctggccgtgagggcccgaatgcttcggtacctcttgccagacgggaggagggtaaagagtttgtgtgaggggtgtgtggggtcgtccacaatgctggttgctttgcggatacagtgttgtggatgttgcattctgtGGATGAAGACAACTATGTAATATTACTACAAatacatgcacagctaatccagatacaaggaaaacaataTTAGTGGTAAAAAGTATTTTCTCAATTGTGTCCCAGTCTTCACTGAGTTGTTGTTAGCTATGATGCattcatacagatttgatgctgttgttttgactgttaaacagatctgtaattaaaatgactGAACTGTTAATTAAccgtatgcttgttatgatttttaTATTGATGAATCCACCACACAAGAGAAAATTggcttattttcttttattttggtgaggcaagtggcttattttgggtttGTTATTCCAGAACATGTTCCTTGTTTCTCTTGGCAACACTGCAGCtggtatatcacccaccccttagcacagagtacagtcatttatttatttttttggttctaACCGGTAACTTTTGGAAAGGAGTTCCAAAAGTTACTGAACTTCTGAAATGGGATGAATGAGccggaatacattttttttttttagttttcagtCTCTggcaataaaaaattactttgtaatcagataacaCCAAAGACTGTTAATTACAACCTTAGTGTTTTGAATAAAATCAAAGTGTTTTTTTGGAGTATGTTCATTGCCACTTTTCAAACACTTATCGATGaaatgcacttatatagcacctttttaagctgtattcaaagctctttacactgcgtctcattcacccattcacacaccaatgacgagagcgctgccatgcaaggcgctagcctgccattgggagcaacttggggttcagtgtcttgccctagGACACTTCGGaaagtcgtgtgggccgggaatctaaccaccaaccctgcgaataGTGGACAAACTCTACCGCTCTAcaatctgagccacagccaccctgaAATCATCAAATTAAAAATTTTATCATAAAATGACAGAATATAATTTTAAGTAGGTGATATCTCCACACACTGGGACAATTATTTTGAACACTTTATGACCCATTATTAACAAAATCCTTAAAGTAAGGGGTTAGAGTAGTTTTACTGTTACTAGAAAGCAGAATACAATGAAATTGCCAGGatcactcaacaacttttgagtATGACAGTTAAAATGAATTTGTAGGTAGTGAATAATAAGAATGGTTACAGCTATACTGGGAGCTTATCCCAGTATAGATGAGAAACTAATACATAGGTCATACTTAAactacaaattacaataaaagagATTGGTCAAATAAAAGCAAAAGAAACGAATGGACTCAAACCCACAGTCTCTTCGACATGAGAGCACTTTGTTTCTTTGTATCTGGAGTGCatgttcctgtgtgatcatgttgaaactTCAgtatagattacattttaaacatcatTTCAGAGAATTTAAGCAATGATTTACAATgctattttttttgttgtctaGCCtccatttttcatttaaattgttgtTGCAGCAACAGTTCAGAATAATGATCATTTGTTGTGAAACACAGTGTTATTCTATCTGGGTAAGATCTGCTTTTACGATTTGGAAATTGTAGTAAAATAACTAATCTACAAGTGCAGCAAGATAATTCAATTTAGTCTTGAATGCAAGATAAAGTCTTAGGAAACATCTTATTAGAAGATAAGATAGCAGTGCTCCCAAGACAACTGAACTTAATCTTTAAGTTGGTGGTAAATGGTGGGAGTGCTTTTTAAAAagctgtttaaatgttttattttcttcagtTCTGTCTGGTGACGCTAATGCCACAGAAATCACACATTtcagcttttgttttttttttttatttacttcagACCCACTTGCCTTAATTAAGGAGACACCATTTTAGTAGCTATGTTCATTGCGTTTACAACAAAGCCCTGTTTTACAGGATGTctgaaaaaataatacaatttccaACAATGAAATTAGAATCtacaaataattgtatatagATTTTTCCCTTTTAAagcattaagacaaaatacacacagatcagccacaacattaaacccacctgcctaatattttgtaggtcccccttgtgccgccagcACAAACctgcatttcagaatagcattcagagatgatattcttctcaccacaattatacagagtggttatctgagttaccgtagactttgtcagtttgaaccaatctggccattctctgttgacctctctccatccacagaactgctgctcactggatatttcttgtttttggcaccatttggagtaaattctagagcagggctcggcaacctatggcatgcgtGCCAGCCCAtatgtcaccaacaatcatgccatggtccaaatcactgagatcacattttttcccattctgatgattgatattaacaataactgaagctcctgacccatatctgcatgattttatgcactgcactgctgcaacatgattggctgattagatgatcacaaggataattgttggtgccagacgggctggtttgagtttgagtgccaaaaccaaaaaacatccagtgagcagcagttctgtggagagaaatactttgttgatgagagaggtcaacagagaatggccagactggttcaaacttctacagtaactcagataaccgctctgtacaactgtggtgagaagaatataatcccagaatgctattctgagatacgggttggtgctgttttggcggcacgagggggacctccaCAGTATTATGcaagtgattttaatgttgtggctgatcggtctaCGTCTTTGCAAAAACAAAGAGAAAGATTACAATAAAATCAACTCTTGTTTTGTTACAAGATAAATTGTTAATTTACAATATTGACTTTcttcttttacatttatgcatttacattcaaGCATTTGGcagttgcttttatccaaagcgacttacagagcccttattacagggacaatccccccggagcaacctggagttaagtgccttgctcaaggacacaatggtggtggctgtgggaatcaaaccagcaaccttctgcttaccagttctgtccTTTAACCCACTACATAATGTTTTCCAAACAcaaataactttctttcttctgggaaacacaaaaggagatattaggcaggatgttagcctctatataaaaaatataaaagggaatggtgactgaggctaaagttctgcctaacatctcaaaCATCTCAAAGAAAGTAATTAGCATTTGGAACGTAAGTGTGAGTACACAATGATCggattttcctttttggatgaactaacactttaagttATGAAACTTGCTGTGGATCATTTGAGGTAGACTTCTCATGGATGAAAAGTCCATGTAGGTCCATATGAACTGTGGCATCAATGGAAGCTCGAGCAATCTCTTTAAAGGACTTAGCATCCAGGACCACCAGGAAAGGTGGCTTCTGTGGATTAAATGAAACCACAGAAGACAGGATCACACCTGAAAATTAGGAAGAAATGAAAGAGTAGATTAATTAATGCCTGTTCTTTGACTTTGAGAAGATATAATGTAGCCATGCTTAGTGATATTGTTCTACTGAATGGATTTAGGATTTGGCAATACTGGGACTGTCCAGACTGCTGGGGTCTAATAATAAAGATCTTTAATCAGTACCATGCATCAACAGTATTTGTATGTTGCGATAATGTACAATATTTCCATAAAAAGACTTTTCACACCGTTATCTTCTTCGACAGCATTCGGAGATGCAATAAACACGGGCTCAGACGGGTAACACTCCTCTTCTATCCACTCCTGATGTGTTCTGGTAACTGTGTCAACTTTTGCAATCTGTACACAAGTAAATCTTGCTAAATTATTGCTTATTTGCACAAAGGGTCAACGTGGTCCTATAGTTCAACTGGCACTAGCAACCACAAGGACATGTGTTCGATTCTCaggtaacacttaaaaatgttttatattaaaacataccaaataaaaaacaagacttttgatggaagcatctgctaattgaatacatgtaaatgtaaagaaatcCTGGAAATATTTACCTTGTTTGGATATGGTGACCACTCAACCCTGGAGCCATAGATGTACCTGTACTTCTTACCGTTGTATTTGTAGTTGATACCTGGTAATTCTAAACCTGTAATCACCCAAGCAACATAACTCAGAAAAAAAAGACTCTGATTTGTTAAAACTAGAGATTTACCacagtaatacatttatattcagaACATAATATTCACATTTAAGTGATTACATTTTGAATATGTGTATCTCACCTGGAAAAATGGTATCGGGGGTACAGTAGAGGGAGCCGTCAGGCTTCAACACTGCTGTGGCTGTTGTGTCCTTCAACTTGACAAGGTTTGTATCCGATGGAGTTTCCTGATAGTGTAAGAGGGAAAAAATGTCTTTCTATGACATATCAGATGTATGCTATTATTAGAGGTGTAAATATTTGCTCTGAAAATAATCCAGTTTGACTTTGAATCTTTAGTAAATTATGCATCCTAACATCTTAGGTCAAAATACAGTttgatttcatttgtttttgattATGTTGTTGTTCAGAATTGAACTACAATGGAAATCTAAG
It encodes the following:
- the bco1 gene encoding beta,beta-carotene 15,15'-dioxygenase — translated: MQYDYGKNKEEHPEPIKAVVQGMLPEWLQGTLIRNGPGLFSVGETSYNHWFDGMALLHNFIIKNGEVTYRSRFLRGDTYNSNTQANRIVVSEMGTMAYPDPCKNIFSKVITFLSHTIPDFTDNCANNIIKYGNEYHATSETNYIRKIDPITLETHDKVDYLKHLPVNIVASHTHYDKEGNSYSMGTSIAEKGKTKYTLFKVAGGSGSNGSQPLKNAEVVCTVPCRTLLTPSYYHSFGMTDNYFIFIEQPMKLDILKMATAYMRKVSWASCMKFHPEDNTLIHLIDRKTKKEVGIKCYTGAMAVYHQVNAFEDDGHVVFDVITYDDGSLYDVFYLDKLKEQMSLNTTYCKPKCKRFVLPISDKVCHIGEDLIKLKYTTASAVKEKDGKLLCQGEVLCVGVELPRINYNFNGKKYRYAYMCCVDTSPLSTRIVKVDVETKQQIEWKQDDCVLSEPVFIPRPDAVDEDDGVVLSSAINTKPGPGSFLLVLDGKSFKEVARAYIDAEFHMDMHGYFIPDSS